A single region of the Candidatus Bathyarchaeia archaeon genome encodes:
- a CDS encoding RNA polymerase Rpb4 family protein: MPRRILKVRPITIPEAKFILESLGEENLDQFQRRSLDYTAKMSYLKPDAARRLLEELMAEGILDEEEAVQIVNIMPRSIEEIRMFLSGGRKIIETSRLEKILSILDKYRENH; encoded by the coding sequence ATGCCTAGAAGGATTTTAAAGGTGCGACCGATAACGATACCTGAGGCTAAATTTATACTTGAGTCCTTAGGCGAAGAGAATTTAGATCAATTTCAGCGTAGATCTCTAGATTACACGGCTAAAATGTCCTATTTGAAGCCGGATGCCGCTAGAAGGCTTTTAGAGGAGTTGATGGCTGAGGGTATTCTAGACGAGGAGGAAGCTGTTCAAATAGTTAATATAATGCCGAGGAGCATTGAAGAAATAAGAATGTTTCTTAGCGGAGGAAGAAAAATAATTGAGACATCGAGGCTTGAAAAGATTTTAAGTATCTTAGATAAATATAGGGAGAATCACTAA
- a CDS encoding DUF655 domain-containing protein: MERRERFHQQVYEEYAYVIDYLPYGRPGLRLKRRAGAVVQLIGEEHFTLLEAVVREGVVLKPAERVFIGKDPREEILYIIGRMSYEELTANAKMELENVIEKIVLSREKYFVNFFNTAKPVTPRMHALELIPGIGKKYMWKILEEREKKPFESFQDLQKRTGIPSPVKLIAKRIIEELSSDCKYRLFTRPS; this comes from the coding sequence GTGGAGCGGAGAGAAAGATTTCATCAGCAGGTTTACGAGGAGTATGCTTACGTAATTGACTATCTTCCATATGGGAGACCCGGGTTAAGATTGAAGCGGAGGGCCGGAGCAGTCGTCCAGCTTATAGGTGAGGAACATTTCACTTTACTGGAGGCTGTTGTGAGAGAGGGGGTTGTGCTTAAGCCAGCTGAAAGGGTTTTCATAGGGAAAGATCCTCGGGAAGAAATCTTGTACATTATTGGGAGGATGAGCTATGAGGAGCTAACGGCTAACGCAAAAATGGAACTCGAAAACGTTATTGAAAAGATAGTTTTAAGCAGAGAGAAATATTTCGTAAACTTTTTTAACACCGCCAAGCCCGTAACTCCAAGAATGCATGCCTTAGAGCTTATTCCAGGCATTGGGAAAAAATATATGTGGAAGATTTTAGAGGAACGGGAGAAAAAACCTTTTGAAAGCTTTCAAGATCTGCAGAAGCGTACGGGTATACCGAGCCCCGTTAAGTTGATAGCTAAGAGGATTATAGAGGAGCTCTCCAGCGACTGCAAATATAGGCTTTTCACCAGACCATCATAA
- a CDS encoding 50S ribosomal protein L21e: MPLSHGYRRKTRALLRKRVRERGKSSLSRLLYEYKPGDKVVIDIDPSIHKGMPHRRYHGRVGVIVAKRGRSYEVNVTQGEASKLIIVRPEHIKPFT; encoded by the coding sequence ATGCCCTTATCTCACGGCTACCGTAGGAAAACCCGAGCCCTGTTGAGAAAAAGGGTCAGAGAAAGGGGGAAAAGTAGCTTAAGTAGGCTGCTTTATGAATATAAGCCCGGTGATAAAGTGGTAATTGATATAGATCCAAGCATACATAAGGGCATGCCGCACCGCAGATATCATGGCAGAGTCGGCGTGATTGTTGCTAAAAGGGGTAGATCATACGAGGTTAACGTAACGCAAGGGGAAGCCTCAAAACTGATAATCGTGAGACCTGAACACATTAAGCCATTCACGTAA
- the rsmA gene encoding 16S rRNA (adenine(1518)-N(6)/adenine(1519)-N(6))-dimethyltransferase RsmA: MEETKRILKTYGIHPKRRLGQNFLVEGEILDRIISYASICRDDTILEVGAGLGFLTERLAKVSGQIIAVEVDPNLFRILSQRLGDYRNVKVLKGDILKIQALAFDKVVSVPPYSISSPLLFWLLKRDFKCAVLTFQEEFSRRLAALPGTKDYGRLTVSVYYRADVDLLDHIPKESFWPTPKVNSMIVRLKPRKPPFQVDGEEEFFSFIRVVFTQKNRKLRNAVASFLSGAHISRENLIRLANTMPFHNRRVRELAPEELALAFNYLKKELENVELSMKHIKGTKESLNL, from the coding sequence TTGGAGGAAACCAAAAGGATCTTGAAAACCTATGGGATACACCCTAAAAGGAGGCTAGGTCAAAACTTTCTTGTTGAAGGTGAGATCTTAGACAGGATAATATCGTATGCGTCGATATGTAGGGACGACACGATTCTAGAGGTTGGGGCTGGTTTAGGTTTTCTTACAGAGCGATTGGCTAAAGTGTCGGGGCAGATCATAGCCGTAGAGGTGGATCCGAATTTATTTAGAATTTTAAGTCAGAGACTAGGTGACTACAGAAACGTTAAAGTTTTGAAGGGGGATATATTGAAGATACAAGCGCTTGCATTTGATAAAGTTGTTTCGGTTCCACCCTACTCTATATCTTCGCCGCTGCTATTCTGGCTCCTTAAAAGAGATTTTAAGTGCGCAGTCCTAACTTTCCAAGAAGAGTTTAGTAGGCGTTTAGCGGCTTTGCCCGGCACTAAGGATTATGGAAGGCTCACCGTATCCGTCTATTATCGCGCTGACGTGGATCTTTTAGACCATATTCCTAAGGAATCATTCTGGCCAACCCCAAAAGTGAATTCCATGATTGTACGCCTGAAACCTAGAAAACCTCCCTTCCAAGTCGATGGGGAGGAAGAATTTTTCAGTTTTATACGCGTGGTCTTCACCCAGAAAAACAGGAAGCTGAGAAACGCTGTAGCATCTTTCCTTAGTGGTGCTCATATTTCAAGGGAAAACCTTATTCGCTTGGCTAACACCATGCCTTTCCATAATAGGAGGGTTAGGGAGCTGGCTCCGGAGGAGCTGGCGTTAGCATTTAATTATTTAAAGAAAGAATTGGAGAACGTAGAATTATCCATGAAACATATCAAGGGAACTAAAGAATCGTTAAACCTTTAG